DNA from Diaphorobacter limosus:
CACGCGGTCATGGCAGGCGTCCAGCATCTCAAAGGGCTGGTCGAAGCCTGCGCCCGGGCTGCGCATGCCGGGCAGGGATACTCTGGTCGTCATGGGCAACTATCCTAGCCGCACGGGTTGGCCCTCCCGGTTGAATGGCAGGTAGGCGTCAAAGGCGCCGGTCTTCACACCCTCCACCATGCGGCCGAGCACGCGCTCGGCATCGTCCTCGGACGGCGCCCGGGTGGGGGTGCCCGACAGCGCCGCGGTGAATACCAGGCGCCAGGGCTGGCCCGGCGGCTCGAACTGCCGCGACTCGCGCAGCAGCGCGGCAAACGATTCCAGCTCCTCGGGCAGCCTGTCCAGGCACATCATGGGCACCAGGACACCGCCATCGCCCTGCGCAAAGCGCTCGCGTTGGCCGGGCGTGGCGCCCTCGGGCAGCTCGGTGCCGGCAAACACCAGCAGCAGGCGCTGGCGCTCGCGCTGCGCGCGCGCGGCGTGCAGCAGGTCGTCAAAGTGGTTGATTTCGGTCTTCATGGCCATGCCCTCCCTTGTCCATCCACGGCTGCAGGCCCACGCCCGGCACCAGCGTGGACACGTACTGCGCCGGCACCGGGCGCACGCGCGCGGGCTTGCGCGCGAGCACCGTGCCGACGCTGACAAAACACAGGGCACGCTCGCCAGTCCCGAGCGCAAACAGCGCGCGCAGCCCCTGTGACTGCAGCGCCTTGCCACTGGTCAGCGCCGAGCCAAAGCCCAGGGCCGTGGCCATGAGCAGCAGGTTCTGCACCGCGCAGCCGGCCGATACCAGGCGCTCGGCCGGCACGATGTCGGGGTCGCCCCCCAGCTCATCGACCGCCAGCAACAGCAGCAGCGGGGCGCGAAAGGCCTTTTCGCGCGCCTGCTCCTGCTGCTCGGGCGTGGCCGCGCTGTCGCGCTCGCACAAAGCCTGGGCAAACACCTCGGCCAGCGCCGCGCGCGCCTCTTGCGGCACGAGCACGAAGCGCCAGGGCAGCAGTCGGCCATGATCCGGCGCATGGCCGGCCGCCGCCAGCATGGCCTGCAGTTGCGCGGCATCGGGCCCGGGTGCGCCCAGGCGCTTGGGCAATATGGTCTGGCGCGACTGCAGCAGGGCCGCGGCCAGATCGGCGGCCGAAGCGCCGCCCATCGCCGGCCATGGCGTGGCGGCATCCTGTTCATCACTGCACAAGCGTTTGTCCATCATGTTCCACATCGGGCGGGCCACAGCCCGGTACCCCATTTTGGCTGCGCTATTGCACCAAGGGGCTGTCGGCGGCATCGAGCTGCACGCCTTCGACCTCGGCGCTGCCCGCCAGCAGCTGCAGGTATTGGCGCAGCGCATTCACCCAGGCCTGCTGGCGCAGCACCAGCGCGATCGAGGCCTGCACCTGGTCAAACGCCTGGGGCTGGGCCGGCTTGCGCGCGCAGACCTGCACCACATGCAGGCCAAAGCGACTGTGCACCAGGCGCGCGAGCACGCCGACCTCCTGCGAGCCAAAGACCTCGCGCGCAAACTCGGGCGCGCAGTCCTCGGGCGTGAGCCAGCCCAGGTCGCCGCCCTGGGCGCCGCTGGGGCAGTTGGACCATTCGCCCGCCGCCTCGGCAAAGCGCGGGCCGCCGTCGTCGGCGCAGCGCAGCTCCAGCAGCAGGCGCTCGGCGCGCTGGCGCAGCAGGCTCACGTCGACGCCGGGCGTGACGGCGAACAGCACATGGCGCAGGTGGGCGCGCTCGCCCTGGCTGCCAAAACCCGGATGGGCGGCGTGGTAGCGCCGGCAGGCGGCCTCGGAGGGCTCGGGCACCTGCAGGGCCTGCTCCAGCAGCCGCTCTATCGCCTGGGCCGCGGCGGCGCTGGTGGCGCCGTCCAGGCCGGGCGCGTCGTCCTCGGCCAGCAGGCCCTGGCGCTGCGCCTGCTGGCGCAGCAACTCGGTGCAGGCGCGCTGGCGCAGCATATCGCCGGGCGGCTGCGCGCCCGCGGCGTGCAGGGCGACGCCGTTGATGCGCGCCACTTCTGCCTGGTCGCTGGCACTGTCACTGGCACTGGCACTGCCGCAGCCACAGGCATGGGTTCCACAGGTACTGGTCATGGGTCTCTCCTGGCAGGCCCCTTGCGCCATGCCGGCGGCATTTGGAGCCAAATTGGCCTGCAGCGCTTATCTACAAAGCGCAAACAGCTATTATTTTTACAGTGAACGTCGTGGCTCGTTCTGGCCCGGCGGCACGTTCAGGCGCCGCGCGCGCACCAGCTGATAGGGGCGCAGCACATAGGCCAGCGTGCCAAAGCCACTCCAGACATGCACCAGGCGCGTGAACGGGAAGATCAGGAACACCGTCATGCCCAGGAACAGGTGGGCCTTGAAGACCCAGCCCGCGCCGGCCAGCATCTCCACCGCGCCGGAACGGAAGGTGACGATGCGCTGACCCCATTCGGCCAGGCGCATCATCATCGAGCCGTCCAGGTGCTGGGCCGACAGCGGGATGGTGGCCAGGCCCAGCGCCAGCTGAACCCAGAAGATCCACAGCAGCGCGATGTCGCTGGTCTTGGAGGTCGCCCGGATGCGAGCGTCCGTTAGGCGCCGGTGCAGCAGCAGGGTCACGCCGACGAAGGCCATCAGGCCGGCAATGCCACCGCTGACCATGGCCAGCAGTTGCTTGTCGTGCGCGGTGATGACGTAGTCGTAGAGGACATGCGGCGTGAGCATGCCGACGAAGTGGCCGAAGAACAGGAACAGCACGCCGACGTGGAACAGGTTGCTGGCCCAGCGCAGGCTGCCGGTGCGCAGCAGCTGCGAGGAGTCGCTCTTCCACGTGTACTGGTCGCGGTCAAAGCGCAGCCAGCTGCCGATGAAGAACACGGCCAGGCAAATGTAGGGATACAGGCCGAAGAGGAAATGGTCGATCCAGGCGGTCATGGCGAGACTCCTTGGGAAGATTGCGGGCGCGCCTTGCGCACGATGTGAATCGGTTGGGGCTGGTCGGGGCGGTTCTGGCCGCGCGTGGCGCAGCCGTCGAAGGCCTCGGGCTCGGCCCAGGCCTCGTCCATGTCGGGCTCGGGGGCGATGGCGACCGCCTGCGCGGTCTCGCCGGCAGCCTCGAGCACGGCGGCGAGCACGCTGGCGTAGGGGCTGGCCTTGGCCTGCAGCGCGCTGAACAGCGCATTCAGGATATGCGCCATCTCGGCGAGAAACTCGCGCGCCACCGCGGTCGGCTGGGTCGAGGCGAACTCCAGCACCACGCCCAGGTGGTCGGGCAGCTCCTGCGCGTCCAGGTACAGGCCGGCGCGCTCGTAGGTCTGCGTCAGGTCGATCAGCGCCGGGCCGCGTTCGCGCGAGTCGCCATGGATATGCTCGAACAGGTGCAGCGAGGTGCGGTGGCCGCGGTCGAAGGTATCGACATAGCGCCCCTCGGCCTCGTAGGCGTCCATGGCGCAGATCTGCTGGGCCAGGGCCTGCAGCTCGGCGATGCGGGCCGCGGGCAGGGCCTGCTCGGTCTGCAGCGCGTCGATCAATGCGGGCATCTGCGCGCGCAGCCCGGCGCCGGGGTAGGCCAGCAGCCGCGCCAGCGCGCGCAGCGTCAGGCGCATGGTCTCGGGTGTCTTCTTGAACATGGTGGCGCTCCTCAGACCACGGCCTTGATGGGAATGGTGCGCGGCTTCTTGCCGCCGAAGATGCTCACCTCGGTGGCGCCGTCGGAGCAGCCGTTGCCGAAGGAGAAGCCGCAGCCGCCGCGCACGTCAAAGGCGTCCTCGGCGTACTCGCGGTGGGTGGACGGGATCACGAAGCGATCCTCGTAGTTGGCAATCGCCATCACCTGGTACATGTCCTCCACGTCGTGCACCGTCAGGCCCGTCTGCTGCAGCACGGCCATGTTCTGCACCTTGTCCACATGCACGCCGCGCTGGTAGGCGCGCATGGCCAGCATGCGCTCGAGCGCGCGCACCACCGGGCCGGTGTCGCCGGCGGTCAGCAGGTTGGCCAGGTACTGCACGGGGATGCGCAGCGCCGAGACGTCGGGGATCTCGCCATTCACGCCCACATGGCCGGCGTTGGCCGCCGAGGTGATGGGCGAGAGCGGCGGCACATACCAGACCATGGGCAGGGTGCGGTACTCGGGGTGCAGCGGCAGGGCCACCTTCCAGTCCACGGCCATCTTGTAGACTGGGCTGCTCTTCGCCGCCTCCAGCCAGTTGTCGGGAATGCCGTCGAGCCGCGCCTGGCGTATCACCTCGGGGTCATGCGGGTCCAGGAAGATGTCGAGCTGCGCCTGGTACAAGTCCTTGTCGCGCTCCACGCTGGCCGCTTCCTGGATGCGGTCGGCGTCGTAGAGCAGCACGCCAAGATAGCGGATGCGGCCGACGCAGGTCTCGGAGCAGACCGTGGGCTGGCCGGCCTCGATGCGCGGATAGCAGAAGATGCATTTCTCGGCCTTGCCGGTCTGCCAGTTGTAGTAGATCTTCTTGTACGGGCAACCCGAGACGCACATGCGCCAGCCGCGGCATTTGTCCTGGTCGATGAGCACGATGCCGTCTTCCTCGCGCTTGTAGATCGAGCCGCTGGGGCAGCTGGCCACGCAGGCCGGGTTCAGGCAATGCTCGCACAGGCGCGGCAGGTACATCATGAAGGTGTTCTCGAACTGGGCGTACATGTCCTTTTGCACCTGTTCGAAGTTCACGTCGGCGCTGCGCCTGGAGAACTCGCCGCCCAGGATTTCTTCCCAGTTCGGGCCCCAGACGATCTTCTCCAGCCGCTCGCCGGTAATCAGGCTGCGCGGGCGCGCCACCGGGGTGTTCTTCATCTCGGGCGCCGACTGCAGGTGGTCGTAGTCGAAGGTGAAGGGTTCGTAGTAGTCGTCGATCTGCGGCAGGTTCGGGTTGGCGAAGATGCGCATCAAGAGCTTCCACTTGCCGCCCTGGCGCGGCGTGATGCTGCCGTCGGCATGGCGCGTCCAGCCGCCGTTCCACTTGTCCTGGTTCTCCCATTCCTTGGGGTAGCCGATGCCGGGCTTGGTCTCGACGTTGTTGAACCAGGCGTACTCCATGCCGGGCCGGCTGGTCCAGACGTTCTTGCAGGTGACGGAACAGGTGTGGCAGCCAATGCACTTGTCCAGGTTCAGCACCATGCCGATTTGGGCGCGTATTTTCATTGTCGTTCTCCTTGTCGTTCACGCATGGGCGCTGGCGGCGGAGGTGCTGCCCGCAGGTTCATCGAGCCAGTCCACGCGGCGCATCTTGCGCACCAGCACGAACTCGTCGCGGTTGGTGCCAATGGTTCCGTAGTAGTTGAAGCCGTAGCTGTACTGCGCGTAGCCGCCGATCATGTGCGTGGGCTTGAGGACCACGCGCGTGACCGAGTTGTGGATGCCGCCGCGCGTGCCGGTGATCTCCGAGCCGGGGGTGTTGATGGTCTTTTCCTGCGCGTGGTATTTCAGCACCATGCCGGGCTTGACGCGCTGGCTGACCACCGCGCGCGCGGCGATCGCGCCATTGGCGTTGAACAGCTCTATCCAGTCGTTGTCCACGATGCCGCCGCGCTTGGCGTCCTCCTCGCTGATCCAGACCACCGGGCCGCCGCGGTTGAGCGTGAGCATGTGCAGGTTGTCGCTGTACGTGCTGTGTATGCCCCATTTCTGGTGCGGCGTGATGAAGTTCAGCTGCAGCTCGGGGTGGCCATTGGGTTTCTTGCCGGCCACCTCGTGCAGGGTCTTCAGATCGACAGGCGGGCGGTAGCTGCACAGGCCCTCGCCAAAGTCGCGCATCCAGGGGTGGTCCTGGTAGAACTGCTGGCGGCCGGTGAGGGTGCGCCATGGGATCAGCTCGTGCACGTTGGTGTAGCCGGCGTTGTAGCTGACCTTCTCGGATTCCAGCCCCGACCAGGTGGGCGAGCTGATGATCTTGCGTGGCTGCGCCTGGATGTCGCGAAAGCGGATCTTCTCGTCCTCGCGGTGCAGCGCCAGGTGCACATGGTCGCGCCCGGTTTGCTTGCCCAAGGCCTCCCAGGCCTTGCAGGCCACATGGCCGTTGGTCTCGGGCGCGAGCATCATCACCACCTCGGTGGCGTCGATGTCGCTCACGATGCGCGGCCTGCCCTGCGCCACGCCCTCCTCGCGCACGCGGCCGTTCAGGTCGCCCAGTTGCTCGACCTCGGTCTGGGTGTTCCAGCCAATGCCCTTGCCGCCATTGCCCAGCCTGTCCATCAAGGGGCCCAGGGCCGTGAAGCGCGCATAGGTGTTGGGGTAATCGCGCTCGACCACCGTGACCTGCGGCGCCGTGACGCCGGGGATCAGGTCGATCTCGCCGCGCTTCCAGTCCTTGACGCCAAACGGCTGTGCCAGCTCGCCCGGGGTGTCGTGCATGATGGGCGTGAGCACCACCTCTTTTTCCACCCCCAGGTGGCCCACGCAGACCTCGCTGAAGGCCTTGGCGAAGCCCTTGTAGATCTCCCAGTCGCTTCTGGCCTGCCAGGCCGGATCGACAGCGGCCGACAGCGGGTGGATGAAGGGGTGCATGTCCGAGGTGTTCAGGTCGTTCTTCTCGTACCAGGTGGCCGTGGGCAGCACGATGTCGGAGTACAGACAGGTGGTGCTCATGCGGAAGTCCAGCGTCACCAGCAGATCGAGCTTGCCCTCGGGTGCGCTGGCATGCCACTTCACCTCCTCGGGCTTGGCATCCTGCGGGCCCAGATCCTTGCCCTGCACGCCGTTTTGCGTGCCCAGCAGGTGCTTCAAGAAATACTCATGCCCCTTGCCCGAGCTGCCCAGCAGGTTGGAGCGCCAGACAAACAGGTTGCGCGGCCAGTTCAGCGGGTTGTCCGGGTCTTCGCAGCTCAAGGACAGCGAGCCGTTCTTCAGCGACTGCACCACGTAGTCCTTGGGGTCCAGGCCGCGCTCCTGCGCATCCCTGGCCAGCTGCAGCGGATTGGCCTGCAGCTGCGGCGCACTGGGCAGCCAGCCCATGCGCTCGGCGCGCACGTTGTAGTCGATCATGCTGCCCTGGTAGGCGGCCTTGTCCGCCAGCGGCGAGAGCACCTCATCGACACCCAGCTTCTCGTAGCGCCACTGGTCGGTGTGGGCGTAGAAGAAGCTGGTGGCGTTCTGCTGGCGCGGCGGGCGTATCCAGTCCAGCGCAAAGGTCAGCGCCGTCCAGCCGGTCTGCGGGCGCAGCTTCTCCTGGCCCACGTAGTGCGACCAGCCGCCACCCGACTGGCCTATGCAGCCGCACAGCATCAGCATGTTGATGATGCTGCGGTAGTTCATGTCGCAGTGGTACCAGTGGTTCATGCCGGCGCCGATGATGACCATGCTCCTGCCCTGGGTCTTGTCGGCGTTGTCGGCGAACTGGCGCGCCACGGTGATCACATGCTCGCGCGGCACGCCGGTGATGCTCTCCTGCCAGGCCGGGGTGTAGGGCGCATTGGCGTCGTAGCTGCCGTCCAGGGCCTCGCCGTCCAGGCCGCGCGCGATGCCGTAGTTGCCGGCCAGCAGGTCGAACACCGTGGCCACGACCACGCGGCCCTGGGCGTCCTCGCCGTGCAGATCCAGGTGGGTGATGGGCACGCGGCGCAGCATCACGTCACCACCCTGGTCGTTGGCCTGGAAATGCGGCGTCTGCACGCCACCGAAGTAGGGGAAGGCCACGTCGGCCACCGCATGCGCCTGGGCACCGTCTTCCAGCACCGAGAGCTTGAGCTTCACGTCGTTGCCGCTGCGCGCATCCTTGTCCTCCAGGTTCCACAGGCCCTCGTCGGGACGGCCCTCCTTGCCCCAGCGAAAGCCGATGGAGCCGTTGGGCAGCGCCACCTTGCCGTCCAGGCCGTAGGCCACGGTCTTCCAGTCGGGGTGGTTGGCCTGGCCCAGGTTGCCCGCGAAGTCGCTGGCGCGCACATAGCGGTCCGGCACCATGGCGCGGCGGCCGTCCTCCAGGGTCTTTTCCTTCAGCACCACCAGCAGCGGCAGGTCGGTGAAGCGGCGCGCGTACTCATCGAAGTAGGCCGAGCGCCTGTCGAAGTAAAACTCCTTGAGGATCACATGGCCCATGGCCATGGCCACGGCCGCATCCGTGCCCTGCTTGGGGTGCAGCCACAGGTCGGAGAGCTTGGCGACCTCGGAATAGTCGGGCGTGACGGCGACGATCTTCGCGCCCTTGTAGCGCACCTCGGTGAAGAAATGCGCGTCGGGCGTGCGCGTCTGCGGCACGTTGGAGCCCCAGGCGATGATGAAGTTGGAGTTGTACCAGTCGGCCGATTCGGGCACGTCGGTCTGCTCGCCCCAGGTCTGCGGGCTGGACGGCGGCAGGTCGCAGTACCAGTCGTAGAACGACAGCGGCACGCCGCCGATCAGGCTCAGGTAGCGCGCGCCCGCCGCGTACGAGATCATGGACATGGCCGGAATCGGCGAGAAGCCGATGACGCGGTCCGGCCCGTACTGCTTGATGGTGTAGACGTTGGCCGCGGCAATCATCTGGTTCACCTCGTCCCAGCTCGAGCGCACAAAGCCGCCCAGGCCGCGTTGCCTTTGCCATTCACGGCGCGCCTCCTGGTTCTGCACGATGGCGGCCCAGGCATCGACCGGGCTCTTGGCCACGGCCAGCGCCGCGCGCCAGTGCTTCAAGAGGCGCCCGCGCACCAGCGGGTATTTCACGCGGTTGGCGCTGTACAGGTACCAGCTGTAGCTGGCGCCGCGCGCGCAGCCACGCGGCTCGTGGTTGGGCAGGTCGGCGCGCGTGCGCGGGTAGTCGGTCTGCTGGGTTTCCCAGGTGACGATGCCGCCCTTGACGTAGATCTTCCAGGAGCAGGAGCCGGTGCAGTTCACGCCATGGGTGGAGCGCACGATCTTGTCATGCGCCCAGCGGTCGCGGTAGGCGCGCTCCCAGGTGCGGTCTTCGCCATTGGTCTCGCCATGGCCGTTGGAGAAGGTTTCGCGCGGCTGCGAAAAATACGAGAGACGGTCGAGAAAGTGACTCATCGTGGTGCTCCTTGGTTCAATCGTTGGGCGTTGGGCGTTGGGCGTTGGGTTTGCGCAAAACGCTCAACCCTCAACGCTCAACCTCTTGTCAGCAAGGCATCTCGGCGTTCCTGCGCGAGTAGTACCACCAGGTGACGACGACGCACAGGCTGTAGAACACGACAAACATCCACAGCGCGAACTCCGGTCCGCCGGTGCTGGCGATGGAGCTGCCATAGCTCTTGGGGATGAAGAAGCCGCCGTAGGCGCCAAGCGCCCCGGCAAAGCCGACGGCGGCCGCGCCCTCGGTGTTGCCGTCCTTGATGGCCTGGGCCTGGGCGGCCTCGTCGTTGCCGCGCAGCGCGCGCATTTTTTGCGTCAGAAAGATCACCGGGATCATGCGGAAGGTCGAGCCGTTGCCTATGCCCGTGGTGCAAAACAGCACCAGGAACATCAGGAAGAAGCCGGTGAAGCTGCCCTCGGCCGGGCCGAACGGCAGGGCATAGGCGCTCGCACCCTTGGGCAGGAAGAACAGCACGCCCAGCACCGCCAGCGCCATGACGATGAAGTTCCAGAAGGTGACCACGCCGCCACCGATCTTGTCCGCCAGCCAGCCGCCAAACGGCCGCGTGAGCGCCCCCACCAGCGGCCCCAGCCAGGCGTAGGCCAGCGGGTTGATGGCCGGGAACAGCGCCTTCATCAGCAGCGGAAAGCCCGCGGCAAAGCCGATGAAGGAGCCGAAGGTGCCCAGATACAGCAGGCACATGATCCAGTTGTGCTTGGCGCGGAAGATGGCCGCCTGGGCGGCAAAGCTGGCCTTCGCATCGGCGATGTCGTGCATGCCGAACCAGGCCACGACGGCGGTGATGGCGATCCACGGCACCCAGATGAAGGCCGCGTTCTGCGCCCAGACATGCTGCTGCTCGCCGTTCCTCACGATGACCTGCGCGTCGCCGCCAAAGATGCCGAAGATGCCCAGCGAGATCACCAGCGGGCTCAGGAACTGCACGACCGACACGCCCAGGTTGCCCAGGCCCGCGTTCACGCCCAGCGCCGAGCCCTTGCGCTCCTTGGGGAAGAAGAAGCTGATGTTGGCCATGCTGGAGCTGAAGTTGCCCCCGCCCAGGCCGCACAAGAGCGCCAGCATGAGCATGGTCGGGTAGCCGGTGGTGTTGTCCTGTATGGCAAAGCCTATGCCCAGCATGGGAATGAGCAGCGTGGCCGTGGACAGCGCCGTCCAGCGCCGCCCGCCGAACACCGGCACCATGAAGGAGTAGAAGATACGCAGCGTGGCGCCCGACAGCGCCGGCGCCGCGGCCAGCCAGAACAGCTGGTTGGTCGAGTACTTGAAGCCCAGCGCCGGCAGGTTCACGGCGACCACGCTCCAGACCTGCCAGACGGCAAACGCCAGGAACAGCGCGGGCACCGAGATCCACAGATTGAGCTTGGCCACAGCCTCGCCCTCGCGCTCCCAGAACTGCTTGTCCTCGGGCGTCCAGATGTGCAGCAGCCGCCCCTGGCGCGCGCCCTCTTGTGCAACGGTATCGGCAGACATGGTGTGGGTTCTCCGGTCGATCAGCGGGCGGCGGGCGTGGCGGCTGCCACACCCTGGCCGGTCATCACATCGGTGCGGCGCACCTCGGTCCAGTACATCCAGATCAGCGACACCCAGACCACGCCATACATCAGCATGAAGGCGCTGGAGCGGATGCCCGTCCAGTCCATGAGCGCGCCAAACATGATCGGCAGGATGAAGCCGCCCATGCCGCCGGCAAGACCCACGATGCCGCTGATGGCGCCGATGTTGCCGGGGTAGTCGTCACTGATGTACTTGAACACGCTGGCCTTGCCGAAGGCCCAGGCCACGCCAAGCACGGCCATGACCGCGGTGAACACATAGACGTTCAGGCCGATGTGGAAGGTGCTGGGGCCGTTCACCGTCTGGATGGTGAAGGCGGTCTGCGGGTAGGACAGCAGGAACAGGCAGATCCAGCTCACCCACATCACCCACCAGGTGACGCTGTGCGCGCCGTACCGGTCGCTCAAGACGCCGCCAATCGCCCGCAGCACGCCGCCGGGCAGCGAGAAGCAGGCCGCCAGCAGCGCGGCGACGCGGATGTCCAGGCCATATTCGCCCACGTAGTACTGCACCATCCACAGGCTGAGCGCCACATAGCCGCCGAACACGATGCTGTAGTACTGGCAGTACTTGAGCACGCGCGGATCTTTCAGCGCCTTGAGCTGGTCGGTGAAGCTGATGTTGCTGGCCACCAGGTGGCTGGGGTCGCTGTGGCTGAAGAACCAGAACAGCAGCAGCGCCCCCAGCATGATGGCCGCGTAGACATGGGGCACCGCCGCCCAGCCAAAGGCCACCAGGATCACCGGGGCGACGAACTTGTTCACCGCCGCGCCCGAGTTGCCGGCGCCGTACACGCCCATGGCCGTGCCCTGGCGGTGTCTGGGGAACCAGCGCGCCACATAGGGCGTGCCCACCGAAAACGCGCCGCCGGCCAGGCCCACGAACAGGCCTATGACCAAAAAGTGCCAATACTCGCTGGCGTAGCCCATGACCCAGATGGCGGGCACGGTGATGGCCATCAGCACGGCCATGACGATGCGCCCACCGTATTTGTCCGTCCAGATACCGAGCGGCACGCGCACCAGCGACCCCGTGAGCACCGGCATGGCCGTCAGCAGACCGAACTGCGTGGCGTTCAAGTCCAGCATCTTCTTGATCGGGATGCCGATGATGCCGAACATCATCCAGACCATGAAGCAGACGGTGAAGGCCAGGGTGCTGACGATGAGCACCGACCAGGCCTGGCGGTTGCGGCGGGGGTCTTGTGCCGCGGAATGCGACGCGGGTGCCATGCGGTAGTCCTTGGTTGCTGTGTGCATGGATGTTCCACCGGCACCCCGGGTTTTCCCATACCCCGAAGGAACGCATGGGCCGTGGCAAAAGAACGATGGGCCGCGCCGGCTCCTTACTCCGAAAGAACTAGTCCGCACCCCAGGATTTCCAACGGTGTTTTCGCCTTTATCGCTCAACTACATTGCGCAGTTAGCTATATTTTTTATAGTTTGCTAAGATGCCCCGATCCCAAGCCCTTCTCCACCAACCCATGAACTTCCTGGTCGTCGATGACCATCCCCTGGTGCGCGAGGCGCTCGCATCCTTGTTGCTGGAGTTGAGGCCGGGCTCGAGGGTGCAGCAGGCGGCGAGCGGCGCGGAGGCGATCACGGCCCTGGGCTGCGGCCAGGCGGTGGATCTGGTGCTGCTGGACTTGCGGCTGCCCGATGGCTCCGGGCTCGACCTGCTGCGCAGGATCGGGGCGGCGAGCATCGGCACCGCCGTTGTCATGCTCTCCGGCGACCTGGATCGCCAGACGGTGCAAGAGGCGCTGGCGGCGGGCGCGGTGGGCTACGTCCCCAAGACCGAGCCTCGCGAAATCATTGCCGGCGCATTGGGCTTGGTGCTGGCGGGTGGCGTTTACGTGCCGCCGGTGGCCTTGCAGACAGCAGCGCGCACGTTCGACACCCGAGCGGCAACGCCCGAGGCGCTGGGCCTGACCGGGCGCCAACTCGAAGTACTGGCCCTGCTCATGCAGGGCAAGAACAACAAGCTGATCTGCCGTGCCCTGGGGCTCGCCGAGCCCACGGTGAAGAACCACGTCTCCGCCATCCTGCGGGCGCTGGGGGTGGACAGCCGCACCGAGGCCGTACTGGCCGTCACGCGCCTGGGGTGGGCGTTGCCTCAACCGCGCTGAAGCAGCCGCGTCAGCGCCGAGCGCAGGCGCAACGCCGAAACCGGCTTTTCCAGCATGGGCAGGCCGCTGGCGGCGATGCGCTCGCGCGTGCCAATGGCGGTGTCGCCCGTCAGGATGAGCGCGGGCACATCCCGCCCCCACTGGCGGCGCAGGCGCGAGATGGCCGCAACGCCGTCATCGCCGTGGTCCAGGCGCATGTCCACCAGCAGCAGATCGACCGGGCCATGCACGTGATCCGGCGCGCCGTGCGCAGCCAGCACGCAGCACCCCCAGCCTTCGAGCAGCCGCGCCGTGCTCGCCAGCACCTGCGCGTTGTTGTCGATGACCAGCACCCGGCGGCCCTGCAATGCATCGATGGCGGAGTCGTTCGCAGCCGTGGGGAGGTGCGGCTGGCTGGCGGTTTCGGGCACCGTGACCGCGAAGCATGAACCCCGTCCGGGAACCGAGCGCACGCTGACCTGGTGGCCAAGCAAACCGGCCAGCCGCGCGACGATGGACAGGCCCAGCCCCAGTCCGCCATCGGCCGCGCCGCCTTCGGCGTCGAGCCGGTAAAACTCATCGAAGATGCGCTCCTGCTTGTCGGGCGCGATGCCGATCCCGGTATCCCACACGGCGATGCGCAGCCCGGCCCGCGTGCGCCGGCAGCCCAGCAGCATGGCCCCGCTGCGCGTGTAGCGCACCGCGTTGGCGACCAGGTTGCCGAGGATGCGCTCGAGCAGCACTGGATCGCTGGCCACCCAGGCGTCGCAAGGGCGAATGCGCAGCTCCAGCCCCTTGTCCCGCGCGGCCGCCGCGTGCGCCACGTCCATGCGGTCGAGCAGGCGCTGTACCGGGAACGCCTCCACCTGCGGGCGGATGACGCCCGCGTCCAGCTTGGACACGTCCAGCAGGCCGTCGAACAGCGCATTGATGGCGGCGATGGCCTGCTCCACACGCAGCCCCAGGCGCCGGCGCTCGGCGGCATCGGGGTCACGCCGCCATTGCGCCACCATCAGGTTCAGCGCGTGCAGTGGCTGGCGCAGGTCGTGGCTGGCGGCGGCCAGCAGGCGCGACTTGGCACGGTTCGCATCCGACAGCTCGCGCGTGCGCTCTTCCACCTGCCGCCCCAGGTTGTCGTGGCTGGCCTGCAGCTCAGCGGCCATGCTGTTGAAACGCTCGCCCAACCGCTCCAGTTCATCGCCGGAATGCAGGGCGATGCGGTGCGACAACTGCCCGGCGCCGATCCGCTCTGCGCCCTGGGCCAGCTCGCGCAGCGGCCGGGCGATG
Protein-coding regions in this window:
- a CDS encoding nitrate/nitrite transporter produces the protein MAPASHSAAQDPRRNRQAWSVLIVSTLAFTVCFMVWMMFGIIGIPIKKMLDLNATQFGLLTAMPVLTGSLVRVPLGIWTDKYGGRIVMAVLMAITVPAIWVMGYASEYWHFLVIGLFVGLAGGAFSVGTPYVARWFPRHRQGTAMGVYGAGNSGAAVNKFVAPVILVAFGWAAVPHVYAAIMLGALLLFWFFSHSDPSHLVASNISFTDQLKALKDPRVLKYCQYYSIVFGGYVALSLWMVQYYVGEYGLDIRVAALLAACFSLPGGVLRAIGGVLSDRYGAHSVTWWVMWVSWICLFLLSYPQTAFTIQTVNGPSTFHIGLNVYVFTAVMAVLGVAWAFGKASVFKYISDDYPGNIGAISGIVGLAGGMGGFILPIMFGALMDWTGIRSSAFMLMYGVVWVSLIWMYWTEVRRTDVMTGQGVAAATPAAR
- a CDS encoding response regulator, with the translated sequence MNFLVVDDHPLVREALASLLLELRPGSRVQQAASGAEAITALGCGQAVDLVLLDLRLPDGSGLDLLRRIGAASIGTAVVMLSGDLDRQTVQEALAAGAVGYVPKTEPREIIAGALGLVLAGGVYVPPVALQTAARTFDTRAATPEALGLTGRQLEVLALLMQGKNNKLICRALGLAEPTVKNHVSAILRALGVDSRTEAVLAVTRLGWALPQPR
- a CDS encoding hybrid sensor histidine kinase/response regulator, with protein sequence MWSAWRIARPLRELAQGAERIGAGQLSHRIALHSGDELERLGERFNSMAAELQASHDNLGRQVEERTRELSDANRAKSRLLAAASHDLRQPLHALNLMVAQWRRDPDAAERRRLGLRVEQAIAAINALFDGLLDVSKLDAGVIRPQVEAFPVQRLLDRMDVAHAAAARDKGLELRIRPCDAWVASDPVLLERILGNLVANAVRYTRSGAMLLGCRRTRAGLRIAVWDTGIGIAPDKQERIFDEFYRLDAEGGAADGGLGLGLSIVARLAGLLGHQVSVRSVPGRGSCFAVTVPETASQPHLPTAANDSAIDALQGRRVLVIDNNAQVLASTARLLEGWGCCVLAAHGAPDHVHGPVDLLLVDMRLDHGDDGVAAISRLRRQWGRDVPALILTGDTAIGTRERIAASGLPMLEKPVSALRLRSALTRLLQRG